TGGATCCCGCCGAGGCTTATCGTGCGTTCCGTGGCCGAGACGCCCGGATCGATGCCTTGATGCGGGATCGCGGCTTTCCCGTTCCCGCTTCCGACGATGCGGCGAGCTCCGTCGCGCAATAGCATCCAACTCTGAGCTCGGGTCGAGTGTCGCTCACAGAAAGGCGGGCTTCGCCCCACAACGCGGGTAGGGCTTGACGTTAGAACGTTAAAACGTTAAAATGCTTCCGTGGGTAACGAGGTCAAACGGGCGACCGTGTACTTCGATCCGGAGATTCATAGGGCGCTGAAGCTCAAGGCTGCCGTGACCGACCGGCCCTTGTCCGAGCTCGTCAACGAAGCGGTGAAGGTGGCACTCGCGGAGGATGCAGAAGATTTGGCGGCTTTTCGGGATCGCGCGCAAGAGCCCAATCTCAGCTTCGAAGACGTCGTGAAAGACCTCAAGAAGCGTGGCAAGATATAAGGTCTTTATCAAACCTTCCGCCGCCAAAGAAATCGAAGCCGTCGACAACGTCAAGGATCGGCTTCGAATCGTTCGTCGCATCCGCAGACTTGCCTTGGAGCCTCGCCCGCCGGGCTGCGAGAAACTTTCCGGTGAAGACAAGTATCGCTTGAGGCAGGGCGAGTTTCGAATTGTTTACGCAATCGAGGACGAGAATCTCATCGTGTATGTCGTGAAGGTAGGGCACAGGAGAGAAGTCTATCGCTGACGACGGGGTCTCTCGCTGATGGGCTGCCGCGCGAGCGAGCTTCAGCGCGGCTCGACGACGACGATGTAGCGATTGAGGGGGACGCCCTCGAGAGTCTGGAGTCGGCCTCGGGGCCATCGAATCTCGAGTCGCTCCACGCTCGTCTCGGGTCCGAGGCCGAAATGCACCCGCAGGTCGCTTTGAGACAGGTAGCTCGCGCCGCTTCGGACTTCCCGTAGCTGCCCGACGCCACCCGTCTGGATCCGCACGCGCGCGCCGAGTGCGTCCCGAGCGCTGTCGCGACCGATGAGCCTGAGTCCCACCCAGCTGGAATCGGCGGCGAGCTCGTTGCGATAGAGGGAAGGCCTCTCGTTCATGTTGGCCACGAGGATGTCGATGTCGCCATCGTCGTCGTAGTCCGCGAAGGCCGCTCCTCGTCCCACGTGAGGTCGTCGAAAGCCTTGGTACTCCTCGAACTTGCCCTCGCCCAGGTTCAGAAACAGAAGGCTTCTCTGTGCGTAATCACTGTCCGTTCTCGACGTATCGACTTCGGGATACACGTGGCCGTTGGCGACGAAGATGTCGAGTCGTCCGTCACGGTCGAAGTCGTGGAAGCCGGTGCCCCAACCAAGGTAGAGGTAGCTCGCTTCACCCAGTCCGGCGGCGAAGCTCTCATCGGTGAAGTAACCGTCACCGGTGTTCCGGTAGATCGTGTTGTAGTCGTGAGAGAAATTCGTGACGTGGATATCGAGGAAACCGTCGTTGTCGTAGTCCCCTAAGTCGACACCCATTCCCGCCTGGGCCCGACCATCCTCGTTGAAGGCGACCCCCGCCGCCAGGGCACCATCGACGAGCCCGCCTCGTCCATCGTTGAGGAAAAGGTTGTTCGGCGTCTGGTCGTTGGCGACGTAGAGATCGACGTCGTCATCGTTGTCGACGTCGCCCCAAACCGCGCCGAGGCCGTAGAAGCGCTCACGGCCGACGCCGGTTCGGCCGCTCACGTCTTCGAAGCTTCCCGTGCTCGTGCCTCGATAGAGAAGGCTCGTGGCAGGAGGAAGCCCCTTCGGGCCGCACATCACCGGTATGCCCATGAAGAAACAATTGGGGGCTTCTCCCGGACCCGGCGTCGATTCCCGGTCGAAATCTACGTACTGAGCGACGAAGAGGTCGTTGATCCCGTCGCGATCGTAGTCGGCAAAGGCGGCGCTCGTGCTCCAGCCCGAGTCATCGAGCCCCAGCTCCGCTCCGATCTCTTCGAACGTTCCGTCGCCGTTGTTGCGGTAGAAGCGGTTGGGGCCGTAGTAGGTGACGAGGAGGTCCAGGTCCCCATCGTTGTCGAAATCGGAAGCCGCGGCGCCCTGGCCCCAGCCGTGCGCCTCCAGACCCGAGAGAACGGTGACGTTCGCGAACGTCCCGTCTCCCGCGTTGCGATAGAGCGCATGGGGAACGCTCTCGGCGTCCTCGAAGCGGGTTCCGTTCACCAGGAAGACGTCCTGATCGCCATCCTCGTCGTAGTCGAAGAAGAGAGCTCCCGTCCCCGTCGTCTCCAGAATGTAGCGTTTGGAGTCGACACCTCCGAAGGTGTTGATCCAGTCGATTCCAGCGGCGGACGTGACGTCCTGAAACGACAGCGAGCCGATCAGGACGACCAGCAGCACCTAATATTTTCCAATGACACCGGCACCTTCTTTGACGACGTACCGCCGGCCGGCGTCCAGGGTCGGAAGATCGTACTCGGCGCCCGAGGGCCACCGCAGGACCAAGCCTCGCACATCGGTCGCGTCGCCGAGGCCCAAGTGAATGACGAGCTCGTTCTGGGAGAGATAGCTCGAGCCGGCGCGAAGCTCCTCGAGGACGCCTTCGCCCCGAACGCGCGCGCCGATCCCATCTCGGTTCGAGATGGTGCCGAGGAGTCGAAGAGACAACGACGGGTTGCGGTTTCCTCCTTCGTTCTCCAGGAGCTCTGCCGCCCCGCCGTTGTTGGAGAGGACGAGGTCGAGATCCCCATCTCCGTCGAAGTCGAGCGTGGCCAGACCCCGGCCGACCCGCGGACGTGACAGGGCTTCTCCCGTGTGCTCGGACTCTTCGCGAAAGCGGCCGCCCTCGTTGCGAAAGAACTGGGCCGGCTGCGCGAAGGTGAGATTCGCCTGGA
The Vicinamibacteria bacterium genome window above contains:
- a CDS encoding CopG family transcriptional regulator; translated protein: MGNEVKRATVYFDPEIHRALKLKAAVTDRPLSELVNEAVKVALAEDAEDLAAFRDRAQEPNLSFEDVVKDLKKRGKI
- a CDS encoding type II toxin-antitoxin system RelE/ParE family toxin; its protein translation is MARYKVFIKPSAAKEIEAVDNVKDRLRIVRRIRRLALEPRPPGCEKLSGEDKYRLRQGEFRIVYAIEDENLIVYVVKVGHRREVYR
- a CDS encoding CRTAC1 family protein yields the protein MLLVVLIGSLSFQDVTSAAGIDWINTFGGVDSKRYILETTGTGALFFDYDEDGDQDVFLVNGTRFEDAESVPHALYRNAGDGTFANVTVLSGLEAHGWGQGAAASDFDNDGDLDLLVTYYGPNRFYRNNGDGTFEEIGAELGLDDSGWSTSAAFADYDRDGINDLFVAQYVDFDRESTPGPGEAPNCFFMGIPVMCGPKGLPPATSLLYRGTSTGSFEDVSGRTGVGRERFYGLGAVWGDVDNDDDVDLYVANDQTPNNLFLNDGRGGLVDGALAAGVAFNEDGRAQAGMGVDLGDYDNDGFLDIHVTNFSHDYNTIYRNTGDGYFTDESFAAGLGEASYLYLGWGTGFHDFDRDGRLDIFVANGHVYPEVDTSRTDSDYAQRSLLFLNLGEGKFEEYQGFRRPHVGRGAAFADYDDDGDIDILVANMNERPSLYRNELAADSSWVGLRLIGRDSARDALGARVRIQTGGVGQLREVRSGASYLSQSDLRVHFGLGPETSVERLEIRWPRGRLQTLEGVPLNRYIVVVEPR